CGGCGCCCTACGCGGCCCGCCTGACCGTCCGGGAAGCGTGCGAGGCGCGCGGCCTGACGGTGTATCAGGTTGCCATGAGCGGGCAGGCGCAGGGCACCGTAGATTCCGGCACGGTGTACCGGCTGGCCCGTGGGGACACGTCCCGCATTGACCTGCACACCCTGGCAACCGTGGCGGGCATCCTGCACACCCTGAGCGGCGAAGTGGTGACGGTCGCTGACCTGCTGACCCTCGAGGTGATCGGCGAAGAGGAATGAAGGGGGGCGGGTTCCCGGTGTGAGGCGAAGAGGGTCAGTATCCTCTGCGGTATCGTGGCGCCAAATGACAGGCCTGCTGACAGAATTTGGTGTTCCACTCGGGATAAGCCTGATAATTTCACTGGCCATTAGCTACTTTCT
The DNA window shown above is from Deinococcus sp. LM3 and carries:
- a CDS encoding helix-turn-helix transcriptional regulator, whose product is MTGRAQPEALRGHYSNGRPLIHLGFRTPGPAPYAARLTVREACEARGLTVYQVAMSGQAQGTVDSGTVYRLARGDTSRIDLHTLATVAGILHTLSGEVVTVADLLTLEVIGEEE